In the Euphorbia lathyris chromosome 5, ddEupLath1.1, whole genome shotgun sequence genome, one interval contains:
- the LOC136228542 gene encoding UDP-glucuronate:xylan alpha-glucuronosyltransferase 1 isoform X2, whose protein sequence is MYKKRVQRNKLKGEQKPFHLPIQDRYFFCKFPFFKLALLLLLLCGVILTLFHQPEVHHSRWIWGGLEDPGYVSDIDVNWDDVMKLIEKLGDQNDYQGIGLLNFNKTEIKYWEHLLPDVTHSVVQLDPVDRNLTWESMYPEWIDEEQETEVPLCPSLPKPHVPRKRLDLIAIKLPCRDEWNWSRDVARLHLQLAAANLAASAKGIYPLHLLFITKTFPIPNLFPCKELLARQRNVWLFKPDLNVLRRKLELPIGSCELALPLRDTVPFYARSRNPRREAYATILHSAQVYVCGAIAAAQSIRLSGSTRDLVILVDESISVYHRSGLEAAGWKIRIIKRIRNPKAEKDAYNEWNYSKFRLWQLTDYDKIIFIDADLLILRNIDFLFGMPEISATGNNATLFNSGVMVIEPSNCTFELLMEHINEIKSYNGGDQGYLNEVFTWWHRIPKHMNFLKHFWVGDEEEVKQKKIRLFGSDPPILYVLHYLGIKPWLCFRDYDCNWNSNIFQEFASDTAHEKWWKVHDTMPEELQQFCLLQSKQKAQLEWDRREAEKANYTDGHWKIRVEDKRLKKCIDNVCSWRSMLKHWGETNWTDDEFFNPTPPAISTASLSLSAF, encoded by the exons CTAACTCTTTTTCACCAACCAGAGGTTCACCATTCAAG GTGGATATGGGGAGGCTTAGAAGATCCTGGTTACGTATCGGATATAGATGTGAATTGGGATGATGTCATGAAACTTATAGAGAAATTGGGGGACCAAAATGATTATCAGGGAATTGGGCTATTAAACTTCAATAAGACTGAAATCAAGTATTGGGAGCATCTTCTACCTGATGTTACACACTCTGTTGTTCAATTAGACCCTGTTGATAGGAATCTCACTTGGGAATCTATGTATCCAGAATGGATTGATGAAGAACAAGAAACTGAAGTTCCACTTTGTCCATCTCTACCGAAACCTCATGTTCCTAGGAAAAGACTTGATCTTATTGCAATTAAACTTCCTTGCAGAGATGAATGGAACTGGTCAAGGGATGTTGCTCGCTTGCATTTGCAGCTTGCTGCAGCCAATCTTGCTGCTTCTGCCAAAGGCATTTACCCTCTCCATTTGCTTTTTATCACTAAAACATTTCCAATACCAAATCTCTTTCCCTGTAAGGAACTCCTTGCTCGGCAACGAAATGTATGGTTATTCAAACCCGATTTGAATGTTTTGCGCCGAAAACTTGAGCTTCCTATTGGATCCTGTGAGCTTGCACTTCCTCTCAGGGACACAG TGCCATTTTACGCAAGGAGTAGGAATCCAAGGCGAGAAGCATACGCCACCATCCTTCATTCTGCTCAAGTTTATGTCTGCGGAGCCATTGCAGCAGCTCAAAGTATCCGGTTATCAGGCTCAACCCGAGACCTTGTAATTCTTGTTGATGAATCTATCAGTGTTTACCACCGGAGTGGACTTGAGGCTGCAGGATGGAAAATCAGGATAATAAAAAGAATAAGGAATCCAAAGGCGGAGAAAGATGCGTATAACGAATGGAATTACAGCAAGTTTCGGCTATGGCAGCTGACCGACTATGATAAAATCATATTCATTGATGCAGACTTGCTAATACTGAGGAACATTGATTTCTTGTTTGGCATGCCAGAAATTTCTGCAACAGGTAATAATGCAACTCTTTTTAATTCGGGAGTGATGGTTATCGAGCCTTCGAATTGCACATTCGAGCTGTTGATGGAACACATTAATGAGATAAAATCATACAATGGTGGAGATCAAGGGTACTTGAATGAGGTGTTTACATGGTGGCATAGAATTCCAAAGCATATGAATTTCTTGAAACATTTCTGGGTTGGGGATGAAGAAGAagtgaagcaaaagaaaataaggCTATTCGGTTCTGATCCACCAATACTATATGTTCTGCATTACCTAGGGATAAAGCCATGGCTATGTTTCAGGGATTACGATTGCAATTGGAATTCAAATATATTTCAAGAATTTGCAAGTGATACAGCACATGAAAAATGGTGGAAAGTTCATGATACAATGCCTGAGGAATTGCAACAGTTTTGCCTATTGCAATCAAAGCAAAAGGCACAGCTAGAATGGGACAGAAGAGAAGCTGAAAAGGCAAACTACACAGATGGACATTGGAAAATTAGAGTTGAAGACAAGAGATTGAAGAAATGCATTGATAATGTATGTTCTTGGAGAAGTATGTTGAAACATTGGGGAGAAACTAATTGGACAGATGATGAATTTTTCAATCCAACACCACCTGCAATTTCCACAGCATCTTTATCTTTATCTGCCTTttga